The Streptomyces sp. NBC_00691 genome has a segment encoding these proteins:
- the pglW gene encoding BREX system serine/threonine kinase PglW yields MPRKERWFQPRRSAHTWEQEGLDHIRQLMPSTEPYRAWATFSFTAASGRTNECDLFIAAPGGLYLLELKGHPGRVVNHGDTWQFHADRVRTLKNPLHLTDLKCKELKGQLERAARSMGVDPRRVPFIKPAVFLHDSGLVSELDEFQRINVYGRNDGASGLGRIWDDLLGKPPERESWRITPQSSQLLEQLMQKIGISHSTAHLRFGDDWKLEPRVLDAGPGWEDRLAIRVDGLVQEEGRVRIYLVEQMAGEAARRAADRAARREYQVLQGITHRGIAQAAQIHQHQGGPAILFRHRHSDLRLDAYLAAYGGKLTPEVRLDLVRQLAEALRYAHNRSLYHRALSARSVYVSAKEDGSDPAVRITDWQTAARDFETTSMRSIGDTPLDGGLIEDSAQVYLAPETDQEFADPVDLDLFGLGALSYLILTGEAPAPQRSALIERLSAEGGLHPYAVADGLSDSLDTLIYRATRAEVVDRLPGADRFLDLLDEAEQQAATPDQPATVETDPLTALPGQPVDGIWTVKRVLGTGATARALLVERVVEEPVGPDDKTVVVERVFKVALDQDKDARLYAEATALKTVGGGRIIRLLEEPREIAGHTVLELEYAGETSLGARLRGEGRLTYDQLERYGNDLFIALDQLAAKGVRHRDIKPDNLGLHKRDDGSWELLLFDFSLADASERDITAGTRGYLDPFLGSARRSLYDDHAERYAAAVTLHEMASGERPVWGDGQSDPRVSEDVELFVAAELFEPGLRDGLTAFFHRALHRDVDRRFDTFKQMEDAWRQIFRTADSAKPVTTPATVGALTASTEEARETAAAAAESTTALDAAGLSPRAVSVANGLGAVTVGELLDVPPHTIARARGAGTLVRRELNRRHKQWTAMLKRPTAASERPPSALESALSDALTSAPQDEARLVANESVDSLAARLTPTPARKGNLRPDVVRLTLGLPRTKEEGGDLSPLGPWPPQTLIAKHLGSSQPTVSRHHVAAIEEWSTTGWITHVRDELVQILAQAGRVMTVQEAAAELRVRHGAGDDTAERTLAKALAVVRAAADAEALQRGNEQDPRLEVLRRGSRVLLALDSLPGTDDPTPQELADYAAALGAAADRMAAEDPLPGRATVVRTLREVPAPEGMTPLADTRLVGLAAVVSQDASASPRLEIYPKGLGLARAIRISQAVAGVRREVGLSIGELVARVKARFPSLPLSEAPTHIEIEDALAEAGFPLEYDAVRKRFFPPAVEGTRWTSSTYTRTSVLVAEARSAVAAGRDPQAVVRAKLTGAAERGGFLALTLKGADLPGTAVALSEEFGVTAVDFNAEFLAAFRALAVELGTDWTKVLRADAAFTSGGELKPGLRSYVQRVTDRLADQFTRLAEEAGPRAVLFFHNASLLARYFDGGGHDLLVDLQRAARRPARLPHGLWWLCPMEDPKQTPSLDGRTVEVVDRATEWTRLDSLFLKRLKEESAGEER; encoded by the coding sequence ATGCCGCGCAAAGAGCGTTGGTTCCAGCCCCGCCGGTCCGCTCACACCTGGGAACAGGAAGGGCTCGACCACATCCGGCAGTTGATGCCGTCGACCGAGCCGTATCGAGCCTGGGCCACGTTCTCCTTCACCGCGGCCTCCGGGCGCACCAACGAGTGTGACCTCTTCATCGCCGCCCCCGGAGGTCTCTATCTCCTCGAGCTCAAGGGACATCCCGGCCGCGTCGTCAATCACGGAGACACCTGGCAGTTTCATGCAGACAGGGTGCGCACCCTGAAGAACCCCCTGCATCTGACTGATCTCAAATGCAAGGAGCTGAAGGGCCAGTTGGAGCGAGCGGCTCGGTCGATGGGTGTCGACCCGCGCCGCGTCCCCTTCATCAAACCCGCGGTCTTCCTCCACGACTCCGGTCTGGTCAGCGAGCTCGACGAGTTCCAGCGGATCAACGTCTACGGTCGCAACGACGGTGCGAGCGGCCTGGGAAGGATCTGGGACGACCTGCTCGGCAAGCCGCCGGAGCGGGAGAGCTGGCGCATCACCCCGCAGTCCTCGCAGCTGCTCGAGCAGCTGATGCAGAAGATCGGCATCAGCCACTCCACCGCCCATTTGCGTTTCGGCGACGACTGGAAACTCGAGCCGCGTGTACTCGACGCCGGTCCCGGCTGGGAGGACCGTCTCGCGATCCGCGTCGACGGTCTTGTGCAAGAGGAGGGCCGGGTACGGATATACCTCGTCGAGCAGATGGCCGGCGAGGCTGCCCGGCGGGCCGCGGATCGAGCTGCCCGCCGCGAGTACCAGGTACTGCAGGGCATCACCCACCGGGGCATCGCCCAGGCCGCCCAGATCCACCAGCATCAAGGCGGCCCGGCGATTCTGTTCCGGCATCGCCATTCGGATCTGCGTCTCGACGCCTACCTGGCGGCATACGGCGGCAAGCTCACCCCTGAGGTCCGACTCGACCTTGTGCGCCAGCTGGCCGAAGCCCTCCGCTACGCGCACAATCGGTCGCTCTACCACCGGGCCCTGTCGGCACGCTCGGTATACGTCTCGGCCAAGGAGGACGGCTCCGATCCTGCCGTACGCATCACCGACTGGCAGACCGCCGCCCGTGACTTCGAGACCACGTCGATGCGTTCGATCGGAGACACACCGCTCGACGGAGGGCTGATCGAGGACTCCGCCCAGGTCTACCTGGCCCCGGAAACAGACCAGGAGTTCGCCGACCCTGTCGATCTGGACCTCTTCGGGCTCGGCGCCCTCTCCTACCTGATCCTCACGGGGGAGGCGCCCGCCCCTCAGCGCAGTGCCCTCATCGAAAGGCTCTCAGCCGAGGGCGGGCTGCACCCCTATGCCGTGGCCGACGGCCTCTCGGACAGTCTTGACACCCTGATCTACCGGGCCACCCGCGCCGAGGTCGTGGACCGGCTGCCCGGAGCCGACCGCTTTCTCGACCTTCTCGACGAGGCCGAGCAACAGGCCGCGACCCCGGACCAACCCGCGACGGTGGAGACCGATCCTCTGACGGCGCTCCCCGGCCAGCCCGTGGACGGGATCTGGACGGTGAAGCGGGTCCTCGGGACCGGCGCCACCGCACGGGCACTGCTGGTCGAGCGGGTGGTCGAGGAGCCTGTCGGGCCCGATGACAAGACCGTCGTCGTGGAGCGGGTCTTCAAGGTCGCGCTCGACCAGGACAAGGACGCACGACTTTACGCGGAGGCGACCGCCCTCAAGACGGTGGGCGGGGGCCGGATCATCCGGCTGCTCGAGGAGCCGAGGGAGATCGCCGGCCATACCGTTCTGGAACTCGAGTACGCGGGGGAGACCTCCCTGGGCGCGCGACTCCGTGGCGAAGGGCGACTCACCTACGATCAGTTGGAGCGGTACGGCAACGACCTGTTCATCGCGCTCGATCAGCTTGCCGCCAAGGGCGTGCGGCACCGCGACATCAAGCCGGACAACCTGGGCCTGCACAAGCGCGACGACGGCTCGTGGGAGCTGCTGCTGTTCGACTTCTCGCTGGCCGACGCGTCCGAACGAGACATCACCGCCGGAACGCGCGGCTACCTCGACCCGTTCCTCGGCAGCGCGCGACGCTCGCTCTACGACGACCATGCGGAGCGGTACGCGGCGGCCGTGACGCTGCACGAGATGGCCTCCGGTGAACGGCCCGTGTGGGGAGACGGACAGAGCGACCCTCGAGTGAGCGAGGACGTGGAACTGTTCGTCGCCGCCGAGCTGTTCGAGCCCGGGCTCCGTGACGGGCTCACCGCGTTCTTCCACCGCGCCCTGCACCGTGACGTCGACCGACGCTTCGACACGTTCAAGCAGATGGAGGACGCCTGGCGGCAGATCTTCCGTACCGCCGACTCCGCGAAGCCGGTCACCACTCCTGCCACCGTGGGCGCCCTGACGGCGAGCACGGAAGAAGCACGCGAGACCGCAGCGGCGGCAGCAGAGTCGACCACGGCCCTGGACGCGGCTGGACTCTCCCCGCGAGCTGTCTCCGTCGCCAACGGACTGGGCGCGGTGACAGTCGGTGAACTCCTCGACGTGCCCCCGCACACCATCGCCCGGGCGCGAGGCGCCGGCACACTCGTCCGCAGAGAACTGAACCGGCGCCACAAGCAGTGGACCGCGATGCTCAAGCGCCCTACTGCGGCGTCGGAGCGTCCCCCGAGTGCGCTGGAGTCAGCCCTTTCCGACGCCCTGACCTCCGCGCCCCAGGACGAAGCGCGACTGGTTGCCAACGAGTCGGTCGACTCTCTGGCAGCCAGACTCACTCCGACCCCCGCACGGAAGGGCAACCTGCGTCCGGACGTCGTACGCCTGACTCTGGGGCTGCCTCGCACCAAGGAGGAAGGAGGTGACCTCTCTCCCCTCGGCCCCTGGCCGCCGCAGACGCTGATCGCCAAGCATCTCGGCAGCAGCCAGCCCACCGTGTCGCGGCACCATGTCGCGGCGATCGAGGAATGGTCCACCACCGGCTGGATCACGCACGTCCGGGACGAGCTGGTGCAGATCCTGGCCCAGGCGGGCCGCGTGATGACCGTCCAGGAAGCCGCGGCCGAGCTTCGCGTACGCCATGGCGCCGGCGACGACACCGCCGAGCGCACGCTGGCGAAGGCACTTGCCGTAGTCCGCGCGGCCGCGGACGCCGAGGCACTGCAGCGGGGCAACGAGCAGGATCCGCGGCTCGAAGTGCTGCGCCGGGGGTCCCGTGTGCTGCTCGCGCTCGACTCCCTGCCCGGCACCGACGATCCCACTCCGCAGGAGCTGGCCGACTATGCCGCGGCACTCGGCGCGGCCGCCGACCGGATGGCCGCGGAGGACCCGCTGCCGGGCCGTGCCACGGTCGTACGGACCCTTCGGGAGGTGCCCGCGCCTGAAGGTATGACCCCGCTGGCCGACACCCGCCTGGTCGGGCTGGCGGCCGTGGTGTCGCAGGATGCCTCCGCGTCGCCGCGACTGGAGATCTATCCCAAGGGGCTCGGTCTCGCCCGCGCCATTCGCATCTCTCAGGCGGTAGCCGGTGTCCGCCGCGAGGTCGGCCTCTCCATCGGTGAGCTCGTCGCCCGGGTCAAGGCACGCTTCCCCTCCCTGCCTCTCTCGGAAGCCCCCACGCACATCGAGATCGAGGATGCGCTTGCCGAGGCGGGATTCCCGCTGGAGTACGACGCCGTCCGCAAGCGCTTCTTCCCCCCGGCGGTCGAGGGGACCCGCTGGACCAGCTCCACCTACACCCGCACGAGCGTGCTCGTGGCGGAAGCACGGTCGGCGGTGGCCGCGGGCCGTGATCCGCAGGCCGTCGTGCGCGCCAAGCTGACGGGAGCCGCCGAGCGAGGAGGCTTTCTGGCCCTCACGCTCAAGGGCGCGGACCTGCCGGGCACGGCAGTCGCTCTGTCAGAGGAGTTCGGCGTGACCGCGGTGGACTTCAACGCCGAGTTCCTCGCGGCCTTCCGGGCGCTCGCCGTGGAACTGGGGACCGACTGGACCAAGGTCCTGCGCGCGGACGCCGCCTTCACCAGCGGAGGCGAGCTGAAGCCCGGACTGCGCTCATACGTCCAGCGGGTCACCGATCGGTTGGCGGATCAGTTCACCAGGCTGGCCGAGGAAGCGGGCCCCAGGGCGGTGCTCTTCTTCCACAACGCCAGCCTGTTGGCACGTTACTTCGACGGTGGTGGACACGACCTGTTGGTGGACCTTCAGCGGGCCGCCCGGCGCCCTGCACGGCTCCCGCACGGTCTGTGGTGGCTGTGCCCGATGGAAGACCCCAAGCAGACACCGTCGTTGGACGGACGCACGGTCGAAGTCGTCGACCGCGCGACCGAGTGGACGCGGCTCGACTCGTTGTTCCTGAAGAGGCTCAAGGAGGAGAGCGCGGGCGAGGAGCGCTGA
- a CDS encoding DUF3320 domain-containing protein, whose protein sequence is MPQQRQTLRTATSDPGADRLKVVLEGWRHSLLDLGGRNRLLNFRHTKTATLEFTSPSAATLLNGLAKGWDFAPVAPGSAGSEGDGIKAPPGGSETGVVTQKPTQAALDSALYQLRQKSGQTFNDYGLWVLWLGVGMLDWREPGSEESSAAPLLLVPVELRRDKDRRYRLHPADGQDRMHNPALAVKLERQGIDWSRVTDTDVTDLSAVVSAARSAAAGQAGWKVDERVVLGLFASHREAMYQDLQQNEERILGHPLVKAVALGPAAGLPDDLIGFEPPELDRIDEVQLPEETPLVLDADASQRQCIAAALDGRSFVVSGPPGTGKSQTITNMIAALMHAGRSVLFVSEKAAALDVVRNRLRSVGLGDFVMGLHSADTSKKAVATELARVLTTEARATGAAEHELKQARRLREGLSAYAAAMNQTREPLQRGLHDVLGRLIQLELAGTPQLPLSGQNARTVDGLSAYALQELVSAAEAVSRAWRPAAEGDSFPWRGLVGNSAPPVLSEAADALSAVRAAAVRRPFAAHHGEPASVRELHQAVRVMRDGLPGQDGAADGGLPEDVSDQLAQLADLFGVPKPDGAEAAFALCELADLTKASHRPPSGWFDDGIRSTAHRAARELRQALAAEAEARAAAEDVFGEQVLTATELPELAARFADQHSGLLARFSAQYKADRAAVAALTHSGTWDKKLPGRLEHALGWLHATQELQRLADQHTTLLARWTPRTASQVEDLAQALETADRIAELGGGVARRERLISQLADGSDTDPLPTLLAANVRSALATWCTTASRRAERWSASAAALLGLFDPARSAQLSPSLLGGFEQAQQLIDVLLADPHGPDEWQAYRAGVAVLARHDADDLVANAAERGIDPKQLPAIVEQAVLRSWADAVLAGDDRLRTTRSEDLDARVADFRAADRRLIAAAGGAVIERCNRRRPRNHSGGGSAVIKREAEKKTRHMPVRELLGRTREVVQSIKPCFMMSPLTVSQHLPPDFAFDVVIFDEASQVRPSDAINCIYRGRSLIVAGDDKQLPPTSFFDSSVEDESDEYAEDVPDSFESLLHACKAGAMRELSLRWHYRSRHEDLITFSNREFYANSMVTFPGSLDKGNDVGVDFLKADGVYDMGGRRDNRSEAEFVAERVMHHFDTRPGRTLGVVALSQAQASAIDLAVQQARIARPDLEHCFTEDRLDGFFVKNLESVQGDERDVMIMSVGYGPDEHGTLGLNFGPINKGGGWRRLNVAVTRARYRMEVVSSFRGAQLKDSPNVSVQHLKRYLEYAEQGPAVLARDVVQGDAEPDSPFEESVLEVLRGWGYQVQPQVGVAGYRIDLGLRHPELPGAYALGIECDGAMYHSSKTARDRDRLREQVLNGLGWRLYRIWGTDWYRGRNAAELRLREAVEQAIEQGPLAASGPKPVQDAGVGTAASAAAHGRGRVVTVPVEEPQVEVEYERVPVDTGVEREWAAPYRPSRLTVSSAYEMHTAEARPALRKALMQIIEAEGPIHLDLLVLRAREAWGVGRAGSRIRDNVTFVARSLVNAEAAARDGDFYDAKDRGGLDALKARRPEPGDTPRKVTLIAPAERQLALYEIAVECPGMSEDELIKQVCDFFGWRRMGGDIREALTADIAELHRRGRLEGGPERVGAVR, encoded by the coding sequence ATGCCCCAACAGCGTCAGACCCTGCGTACTGCGACGAGCGATCCCGGTGCCGACCGGCTGAAGGTCGTGCTGGAAGGCTGGCGCCACTCGCTGCTCGACCTGGGCGGCCGCAACCGGTTGCTGAACTTCCGCCACACGAAGACGGCGACACTGGAGTTCACATCGCCCAGCGCCGCGACGCTCCTGAACGGACTCGCCAAAGGCTGGGACTTCGCCCCGGTCGCGCCGGGCTCTGCGGGATCCGAGGGCGACGGCATCAAAGCGCCGCCCGGAGGCTCTGAGACCGGGGTGGTGACGCAGAAGCCGACTCAGGCTGCACTCGACAGTGCCCTGTACCAACTCCGCCAGAAATCCGGCCAGACGTTCAACGACTACGGTCTGTGGGTGTTGTGGCTGGGCGTCGGCATGCTGGACTGGCGTGAGCCAGGCTCCGAGGAGAGCAGTGCCGCGCCGCTGCTGCTGGTACCCGTGGAGCTGCGCCGCGACAAGGACCGTCGCTACCGACTTCATCCGGCCGACGGCCAGGACCGCATGCACAATCCCGCCCTCGCGGTGAAGCTCGAGCGGCAGGGAATCGACTGGAGCCGCGTCACGGACACGGACGTCACCGACCTCTCCGCAGTGGTCTCTGCGGCTCGCTCGGCCGCGGCCGGCCAAGCAGGCTGGAAGGTCGACGAACGAGTGGTGCTCGGCCTGTTCGCCTCGCACCGGGAGGCCATGTATCAGGACCTTCAGCAGAACGAGGAGCGCATCCTCGGACATCCGTTGGTGAAGGCCGTCGCCCTCGGCCCTGCCGCCGGTCTCCCGGACGATCTGATCGGCTTCGAGCCTCCGGAGCTCGACAGGATCGACGAGGTCCAGTTGCCCGAGGAGACACCGCTCGTCCTCGACGCGGACGCCTCCCAGCGGCAGTGCATCGCGGCCGCGCTCGACGGCCGTTCCTTCGTGGTGAGCGGTCCTCCCGGCACGGGCAAGAGCCAGACCATCACCAACATGATCGCCGCACTCATGCACGCGGGCCGCAGCGTGCTGTTCGTCAGTGAGAAGGCCGCGGCCCTGGACGTCGTGCGCAACCGTCTGCGGAGCGTGGGCCTCGGCGACTTCGTCATGGGACTGCACAGCGCCGACACGAGCAAGAAGGCGGTGGCCACCGAACTCGCCCGGGTGCTGACCACCGAGGCCCGGGCCACGGGAGCGGCGGAGCACGAGCTGAAGCAGGCACGCCGGCTACGCGAGGGGCTGTCCGCCTACGCGGCGGCGATGAACCAGACGCGTGAGCCTCTGCAGCGCGGCCTCCACGACGTCCTGGGCCGCTTGATCCAGCTGGAGCTGGCCGGCACCCCGCAGCTTCCGCTGTCCGGGCAGAACGCCCGGACGGTCGACGGACTGAGCGCCTACGCGCTGCAGGAACTCGTCTCCGCCGCCGAAGCCGTCAGCCGTGCCTGGCGACCGGCCGCCGAAGGAGATTCCTTCCCCTGGCGGGGGCTGGTCGGGAACTCGGCACCCCCCGTGCTCTCCGAGGCAGCCGACGCACTGAGCGCCGTACGGGCCGCTGCCGTCCGACGCCCGTTCGCCGCGCATCATGGCGAACCCGCCTCGGTACGGGAACTCCATCAGGCCGTCCGCGTAATGCGGGACGGGCTCCCCGGGCAGGACGGTGCGGCGGACGGAGGTCTGCCCGAGGACGTCTCCGACCAGCTCGCCCAGCTCGCGGACCTCTTCGGTGTGCCGAAGCCGGACGGAGCCGAGGCCGCCTTCGCGCTCTGTGAGCTGGCGGATCTCACGAAGGCGTCCCATCGACCGCCGTCGGGATGGTTCGACGACGGCATACGGAGCACGGCACACCGCGCCGCACGGGAACTGCGCCAGGCGCTGGCCGCCGAGGCCGAGGCACGGGCAGCGGCGGAGGACGTCTTCGGCGAGCAGGTGCTGACCGCGACCGAACTGCCGGAACTGGCGGCACGATTCGCCGACCAGCACAGCGGACTGCTGGCCCGCTTCTCGGCGCAGTACAAGGCCGACCGGGCCGCGGTGGCGGCACTGACGCACAGCGGCACCTGGGACAAGAAACTCCCCGGCCGTCTCGAGCACGCACTCGGCTGGCTTCACGCGACGCAGGAGCTGCAGCGTCTCGCCGATCAGCACACCACCCTCCTCGCACGCTGGACACCGCGCACCGCGTCGCAGGTCGAGGACCTCGCCCAGGCACTGGAGACCGCCGACCGCATCGCCGAGCTGGGCGGCGGGGTCGCCCGACGCGAGCGACTGATCAGCCAGCTGGCCGACGGCTCCGACACCGACCCGCTGCCGACGCTGCTCGCCGCGAACGTACGCAGCGCCCTGGCCACGTGGTGCACCACGGCGAGCCGCCGCGCCGAACGCTGGTCCGCGTCCGCGGCAGCACTCCTCGGCCTCTTCGACCCGGCCAGGAGCGCTCAGCTCTCCCCGTCCCTGCTGGGCGGCTTCGAACAGGCGCAGCAGCTGATCGACGTACTCCTCGCCGATCCGCACGGCCCGGACGAATGGCAGGCATACCGCGCCGGTGTCGCCGTCCTCGCCCGTCACGATGCCGACGACCTCGTCGCGAACGCGGCCGAGCGCGGCATCGACCCGAAGCAGCTGCCCGCCATAGTCGAGCAAGCGGTTCTCCGCTCCTGGGCCGACGCGGTCCTGGCCGGCGACGACCGGCTCCGCACCACCCGCTCTGAGGACCTCGACGCCCGGGTGGCGGACTTCCGCGCCGCGGACCGCCGCCTCATCGCGGCTGCCGGCGGGGCGGTGATCGAGCGGTGCAACAGACGTCGCCCGCGCAATCACAGCGGTGGCGGCAGCGCGGTCATCAAGCGCGAGGCGGAGAAGAAGACCCGGCATATGCCGGTGCGCGAACTGTTGGGGCGCACGCGCGAGGTCGTCCAGTCGATCAAGCCGTGCTTCATGATGAGCCCGCTCACCGTCAGCCAGCACCTGCCTCCGGACTTCGCCTTCGACGTCGTCATCTTCGACGAGGCGTCCCAGGTCCGCCCCAGCGACGCGATCAACTGCATCTACCGGGGCCGCAGCCTGATCGTCGCGGGCGACGACAAGCAGCTGCCGCCGACCTCGTTCTTCGACTCCTCGGTGGAGGACGAGTCGGACGAGTACGCGGAGGACGTACCCGACTCCTTCGAGTCCCTGCTGCACGCCTGCAAGGCCGGGGCCATGCGGGAGCTGTCGCTGCGCTGGCACTACCGCAGCCGTCACGAGGACCTGATCACCTTCAGCAACCGCGAGTTCTACGCGAACTCGATGGTGACCTTCCCTGGCTCGCTCGACAAGGGCAACGACGTCGGCGTGGACTTCCTCAAAGCGGACGGCGTGTACGACATGGGTGGCCGCCGGGACAACCGCAGCGAGGCGGAGTTCGTGGCCGAGCGGGTCATGCACCACTTCGACACCCGCCCTGGCAGGACACTCGGCGTCGTCGCCCTCTCCCAGGCACAGGCCTCGGCCATCGACCTGGCCGTCCAGCAGGCCCGCATCGCGCGTCCCGACCTCGAGCACTGCTTCACCGAGGACCGCCTCGACGGCTTCTTCGTGAAGAACCTCGAATCGGTCCAGGGTGACGAGCGAGACGTGATGATCATGTCCGTCGGATACGGCCCCGATGAGCACGGCACCCTCGGACTGAACTTCGGCCCCATCAACAAGGGCGGCGGCTGGCGCCGCCTGAACGTGGCGGTGACCCGTGCCCGCTACCGCATGGAGGTCGTCTCCTCCTTCCGCGGCGCACAGCTCAAGGACAGCCCCAACGTGAGCGTCCAGCACCTGAAGCGCTACCTGGAGTACGCCGAGCAGGGCCCCGCGGTCCTCGCCCGTGACGTCGTCCAGGGGGACGCCGAGCCCGACAGCCCCTTCGAGGAGTCCGTGCTCGAGGTGCTGCGGGGCTGGGGCTACCAGGTCCAGCCCCAGGTCGGCGTCGCCGGCTACCGCATCGACCTCGGCCTGCGCCACCCCGAGCTGCCGGGCGCGTACGCCCTCGGCATCGAATGCGACGGCGCGATGTACCACTCCTCCAAGACCGCGCGCGACCGCGACCGGCTGCGCGAGCAGGTGCTCAACGGGCTCGGCTGGCGGCTCTACCGGATCTGGGGCACGGACTGGTACCGGGGACGGAACGCGGCGGAGCTGCGGCTGCGGGAGGCGGTGGAGCAGGCGATCGAGCAGGGCCCCCTGGCAGCGTCGGGGCCGAAGCCGGTGCAGGACGCCGGGGTCGGTACGGCTGCCAGCGCGGCGGCCCACGGCCGCGGGCGGGTGGTGACCGTTCCGGTCGAGGAGCCGCAGGTCGAGGTCGAGTACGAGCGCGTACCCGTGGACACGGGGGTGGAGCGCGAGTGGGCTGCTCCGTACCGCCCCAGCCGGCTGACCGTGAGCTCGGCCTACGAGATGCACACGGCCGAGGCACGGCCGGCCCTGCGCAAGGCGCTGATGCAGATCATCGAGGCTGAGGGTCCGATCCACCTGGACCTGCTCGTTCTGCGGGCGCGGGAGGCATGGGGCGTGGGACGGGCCGGGAGCCGCATCCGGGACAACGTGACCTTCGTGGCGCGGAGCCTGGTGAACGCCGAGGCTGCCGCCCGGGACGGCGATTTCTACGACGCGAAGGACCGGGGCGGACTGGACGCGCTGAAGGCACGGCGCCCGGAGCCAGGGGACACCCCGCGGAAGGTGACCCTCATCGCCCCGGCAGAGCGGCAACTGGCCCTGTACGAGATTGCCGTGGAATGCCCCGGTATGTCTGAGGACGAGCTGATCAAGCAGGTCTGCGACTTCTTCGGCTGGCGCCGGATGGGCGGCGACATCCGCGAGGCGCTCACGGCGGACATCGCCGAGCTCCACCGGCGCGGCAGGCTCGAAGGCGGCCCGGAAAGGGTCGGCGCGGTCCGCTGA